In Rhizobium rhododendri, a genomic segment contains:
- a CDS encoding DpnII family type II restriction endonuclease, whose translation MQVVEQNIDDVVASLSPLSVEWMDDVAASAIARLSALPKKTQYDRQDIQELLDSDFSEGLLCARLFLALSKDSMETELRSALGSGGIGSTRYKTDPIAFLATLESLGLPEAMSATINYQPVWSDILVERLRSGRGSAIQGQRRGRGLEDFAEALVREVFGEGGYETRCTFTGADGTTAKCDVAVPDKSRPRIVIESKAYAATGSKMTDIIGDLDAIIAAKRHDTPLLFLTDGLTWKARMSDLRKIVQRQNQGKITRIYTTKMREQFLADLHTLKAELGII comes from the coding sequence ATGCAGGTCGTTGAGCAAAATATCGACGATGTTGTTGCAAGTTTAAGTCCTCTATCCGTTGAGTGGATGGATGATGTTGCCGCCTCTGCAATTGCTCGACTGTCAGCATTGCCAAAAAAGACGCAGTACGATCGCCAAGACATACAAGAATTGCTCGATTCCGATTTCAGCGAGGGGCTGCTGTGCGCACGCCTCTTTCTTGCCCTCTCGAAAGACAGCATGGAGACAGAACTTCGTAGCGCCCTTGGTTCTGGAGGGATAGGTTCTACGCGTTATAAGACTGATCCAATTGCATTTTTAGCAACACTCGAAAGCCTGGGCTTGCCCGAGGCAATGTCCGCGACAATCAATTATCAGCCTGTTTGGAGCGACATTCTTGTCGAACGTCTTCGCTCTGGTCGAGGCTCTGCAATCCAAGGGCAGCGCCGTGGACGCGGCTTGGAGGATTTCGCAGAAGCCCTTGTTCGAGAAGTATTCGGAGAAGGTGGCTACGAGACGCGCTGTACGTTTACGGGTGCTGACGGAACAACCGCGAAATGTGATGTTGCTGTTCCGGATAAGAGCAGACCGAGGATCGTCATTGAGTCAAAAGCCTATGCCGCGACTGGTTCAAAAATGACCGATATCATCGGTGATCTAGACGCGATTATTGCGGCAAAACGCCACGACACCCCGCTCCTATTCTTGACCGACGGCCTTACCTGGAAAGCGCGAATGTCCGATTTGCGAAAGATCGTGCAACGTCAAAACCAAGGGAAAATTACGCGTATTTACACGACCAAAATGCGCGAGCAATTTTTGGCGGATCTACACACGCTAAAAGCAGAGCTCGGGATCATCTAA
- a CDS encoding DNA adenine methylase — protein MCFIPLPLGFAIGYEFAMRDSTARSVPDTRVVPLVAKRKALELPAQAAKYPELRYMGSKKRLLPWIYQVLDDIDFESAMDPFSGTGSVGYLMKSMGRRVVASDFLNFSSLVARATIENSSVRLDGKSIKRLIDPEPGPHHFIEQTFRDVFYTPEDLKFLDRVSGNIRQLEGQYDQALAFAALFRSCLKRQPRGVFTISGNLDRYDDGRRDLRLSLEEHFLEQIEIYNNAVFDNGRRNQSFRGDVFELAAKKVDLVYLDPPYVPRSDDNCYIKRYHFLEGLSCYWQGLPIDESTKVKKIAKKYTPFSYRRTAVEAFDRMFSRFRKSTIVLSYSSNGYPDLNVLEELMKKHKSSVRVFEKPHRYHFGTHAGVERSSVTEYLIVGR, from the coding sequence ATGTGTTTTATTCCTTTGCCGCTTGGCTTCGCCATCGGCTATGAATTTGCAATGAGAGATTCGACAGCCAGATCCGTGCCCGATACCCGCGTTGTTCCGCTTGTAGCGAAGCGCAAAGCGCTTGAGTTGCCGGCGCAAGCCGCAAAATACCCAGAGTTGCGCTACATGGGTTCCAAAAAACGCCTTTTGCCTTGGATCTACCAAGTCCTCGATGACATCGATTTCGAGAGTGCGATGGACCCATTTTCGGGTACGGGGAGTGTTGGTTATTTGATGAAGTCGATGGGCCGGCGTGTCGTAGCCTCTGACTTTCTGAATTTTTCCAGCTTGGTCGCACGCGCTACAATCGAAAACAGCAGTGTTCGGCTCGACGGTAAGAGCATAAAACGCCTAATCGATCCGGAGCCAGGTCCCCACCACTTCATAGAGCAGACTTTCCGAGACGTATTTTACACGCCAGAGGATCTCAAATTCCTAGATCGTGTGTCGGGCAATATACGCCAACTTGAAGGGCAGTACGATCAGGCTTTGGCGTTCGCCGCGTTGTTCCGCTCATGCCTGAAACGTCAACCTCGGGGCGTTTTCACCATATCTGGAAACCTCGACAGGTATGACGACGGGAGGCGCGATCTGCGCCTTTCGCTTGAAGAGCATTTCCTCGAGCAGATTGAGATTTACAACAATGCGGTCTTTGACAACGGCCGACGAAATCAGTCCTTTAGAGGAGATGTTTTCGAGCTCGCCGCGAAGAAAGTGGATCTCGTTTATCTCGATCCTCCATACGTGCCGCGGTCAGACGACAATTGTTACATAAAGCGCTATCATTTCCTTGAGGGTCTGTCTTGCTACTGGCAGGGACTTCCCATAGACGAATCCACAAAAGTTAAGAAGATAGCCAAGAAATACACGCCATTCAGCTATCGGCGGACAGCGGTTGAAGCATTTGATAGAATGTTTTCCCGTTTCAGAAAGAGCACAATAGTTTTATCATATAGCTCTAACGGATATCCGGATTTAAATGTACTTGAAGAACTTATGAAAAAGCACAAGTCTAGTGTTCGGGTATTTGAGAAACCTCATCGGTATCATTTCGGCACGCATGCTGGTGTAGAGCGGTCCTCCGTTACCGAATATCTCATTGTAGGTCGCTGA
- a CDS encoding TetR/AcrR family transcriptional regulator has translation MPSQAATSDKRQHIIETAYALFKSGGFHATGIDRIIADADVAKMTMYRHFPSKDGLIVEVLRYRTDRFNRQLDDLAEKVVTPCEKIATVFDWYERWFRSPEFHGCLFAHALAEFGNAGHPVFQAVAGHKDGLRQRLQDILEAEMPADRAESAATALFMLLEGATLLAQMGQGDAAMRDVRLAASNILGMPGERR, from the coding sequence ATGCCGTCACAAGCCGCTACCAGTGACAAACGCCAGCACATCATCGAAACCGCCTATGCCCTGTTCAAAAGCGGGGGGTTTCACGCCACGGGAATAGACCGCATCATCGCGGACGCCGACGTGGCCAAGATGACAATGTACCGACATTTTCCAAGCAAGGACGGCCTGATCGTCGAAGTCCTGCGCTACAGGACGGACCGATTCAACAGGCAACTTGACGATCTCGCCGAGAAGGTCGTTACTCCGTGCGAAAAGATCGCCACTGTCTTCGACTGGTATGAGCGCTGGTTTCGCAGCCCGGAATTTCACGGTTGCCTGTTTGCCCATGCGCTGGCGGAATTCGGCAATGCCGGCCATCCCGTGTTTCAGGCGGTGGCGGGGCACAAGGACGGACTGAGGCAGCGTCTGCAGGATATTCTCGAAGCGGAGATGCCGGCGGACCGGGCGGAGAGTGCAGCGACTGCACTGTTCATGCTGCTGGAGGGTGCCACGCTGCTTGCGCAGATGGGGCAGGGCGACGCCGCTATGCGCGACGTCCGTCTCGCTGCATCAAACATCCTCGGCATGCCTGGCGAACGGCGATGA
- a CDS encoding DMT family transporter, with translation MTATVIALALFAAVLHATWNAFLRSGADRLWTVTVMSLSMAAVAVPLAFVFPLPLPAAWPYLVCSSCLQVGYSVFLVSAYRHGELGQVYPVVRGSVPLLVTLGGLAFAGERLSGSGTIGVALVAIGIMSLSLGRSRASTASILFALLTGLFIASYATVDAIGVRISGNARSYAIWIFPIYGVLMTAIFILIRGRLRVDLRAPETWTAIGGGMVSLVAYGAVIAAFALGPAGPITALRETSVVFAVLIGRVFLGEALTFRRIAACVIVAGGAVCLGVL, from the coding sequence ATGACAGCGACCGTTATTGCGCTCGCGCTATTCGCCGCAGTCCTGCACGCGACATGGAACGCTTTCCTGCGCTCGGGTGCCGATCGCCTATGGACCGTGACGGTCATGAGCCTTTCGATGGCCGCAGTCGCTGTGCCCCTTGCCTTCGTGTTTCCTCTTCCGTTACCGGCAGCGTGGCCCTATCTCGTCTGCTCCTCCTGCCTCCAGGTTGGCTACAGCGTCTTTCTCGTTTCGGCCTATCGGCATGGCGAACTTGGCCAGGTCTACCCCGTCGTGCGCGGCAGCGTGCCGCTGCTGGTGACGCTGGGCGGGCTGGCCTTTGCCGGCGAACGTCTCAGTGGAAGCGGCACGATCGGCGTTGCTCTTGTCGCCATCGGCATCATGAGCCTGTCGCTAGGCCGATCCCGCGCCTCTACCGCCTCGATCCTGTTTGCGCTGCTCACCGGTCTGTTCATCGCCAGCTATGCCACCGTCGATGCGATTGGGGTGCGTATCTCCGGCAATGCCCGCAGTTATGCCATCTGGATTTTCCCGATCTACGGCGTCCTGATGACCGCAATCTTCATCCTTATAAGGGGAAGGTTGCGGGTAGATCTCCGTGCGCCTGAGACATGGACGGCGATCGGCGGCGGGATGGTCTCGCTTGTGGCCTACGGCGCGGTGATCGCTGCCTTTGCCCTCGGCCCCGCCGGTCCGATCACGGCACTCAGGGAAACCAGCGTGGTCTTCGCCGTTCTGATCGGCCGCGTGTTCCTCGGCGAAGCGCTGACGTTCAGGCGGATCGCCGCCTGCGTCATCGTCGCCGGCGGCGCCGTCTGTCTCGGCGTCTTATGA
- a CDS encoding DMT family transporter — MTRSMLIGIAAALLAALAWSTNFVVPYVIGDYSIFDFAVFRFVISGAIGFGFLAFKWDLVRLLTLRDWLTAFWLGFIGYVGYFLTVVGAAIFAGPVVAPACLGLVPVVLAIAGNLRQPVLQWRGLVLPLALTAIGLTLVNISVFEPAGLQTSSSLLVGIPLAIAAVILWTWFGLANQTALAERPGMHGAVWTALIMAGGGLEMLAFIPVGQMIGVFEIPRLGLSWNAAAPLYLWGVSLAIFASVGGALAWTLAAKRLPMTLCAQLIVSETVFGTVFGLAAHGRLPTLTGGLVAAIGAFKRDKATGCDAI; from the coding sequence ATGACCAGGTCCATGTTGATCGGCATCGCGGCCGCCCTCCTGGCCGCATTAGCGTGGTCGACGAATTTTGTCGTCCCATATGTGATCGGTGACTACTCGATCTTTGATTTCGCCGTCTTCCGGTTCGTCATCTCAGGTGCCATCGGGTTCGGTTTTCTCGCCTTTAAGTGGGATCTTGTTCGCCTGTTGACACTGCGCGACTGGCTAACTGCTTTCTGGCTCGGATTCATCGGTTATGTCGGCTATTTCCTCACGGTGGTGGGCGCCGCCATCTTTGCTGGTCCCGTCGTGGCGCCGGCATGTCTGGGGCTGGTTCCCGTCGTTTTGGCCATCGCGGGCAATTTGCGTCAGCCGGTTCTGCAATGGCGTGGATTGGTTCTGCCGCTCGCCCTGACTGCAATCGGTCTTACCCTTGTCAATATCAGCGTTTTCGAGCCTGCTGGACTTCAGACCTCGTCGTCACTTCTGGTCGGCATCCCGCTGGCCATTGCCGCCGTCATCCTGTGGACCTGGTTCGGGCTTGCAAACCAGACCGCATTGGCAGAGCGTCCGGGCATGCACGGCGCCGTCTGGACCGCGTTGATCATGGCCGGCGGCGGATTGGAAATGTTGGCGTTCATTCCAGTCGGACAGATGATCGGCGTGTTCGAAATCCCGCGTCTCGGCCTATCTTGGAATGCGGCGGCCCCTTTGTATCTATGGGGTGTGTCGCTGGCTATTTTTGCATCGGTTGGCGGCGCTCTCGCCTGGACGCTTGCAGCGAAACGATTGCCTATGACGCTTTGCGCGCAACTGATCGTTTCAGAAACCGTTTTCGGAACGGTGTTCGGGCTAGCGGCGCATGGACGGCTTCCAACTTTGACGGGAGGATTGGTTGCCGCGATCGGAGCGTTTAAACGAGACAAAGCAACAGGCTGTGACGCAATCTAG
- a CDS encoding GlxA family transcriptional regulator, with product MPNASPHRIEILAFANAQLLDITGPAQVFATANDLTPSGAPKPYAITIVSAEEEVATSSGIVLRSEALAQAASGPGTLIVSGGYGINAACRDPALLDWIRRRAASTARTASVCSGAFLLAEAGLLDGRRAVTHWGRCAEFAARYPAVHLDPDPIFIRDGPIWTSAGVTAGIDLALAMVEADKGRPLALAVARQLVVFLKRPGGQAQFSAALALQEADETFDRLHGWIANHLDRDLSLGVLADKAGMSLRSFSRRYRKCTGRTPADSVETIRVESARRLLEDGASVARTATRCGFGSTETMRRAFLLRLGIGPNAYRDRFHG from the coding sequence ATGCCAAACGCTTCACCTCATCGCATAGAGATTCTTGCCTTCGCGAATGCTCAGCTTCTGGACATCACGGGGCCGGCGCAGGTCTTTGCCACGGCCAACGACCTCACCCCGTCTGGCGCCCCAAAACCTTATGCAATCACCATCGTCTCCGCTGAAGAGGAGGTCGCAACGAGCTCTGGCATCGTTTTGAGATCTGAGGCACTGGCCCAGGCGGCGAGCGGCCCCGGAACCCTGATCGTCTCCGGTGGCTACGGCATCAACGCTGCCTGCCGCGACCCCGCCCTTCTCGACTGGATCCGCCGACGGGCCGCTTCGACGGCTCGGACCGCATCCGTTTGCAGTGGTGCCTTTCTTCTCGCCGAGGCCGGGCTTCTCGATGGCCGCCGTGCCGTGACGCATTGGGGGCGATGTGCCGAGTTCGCCGCACGCTATCCCGCGGTTCATCTTGATCCCGATCCAATCTTTATCCGTGATGGACCGATTTGGACCTCGGCAGGCGTCACCGCTGGGATCGATCTGGCACTGGCGATGGTGGAAGCGGACAAGGGGCGGCCGTTGGCGCTGGCAGTCGCGCGCCAGCTCGTCGTGTTCCTTAAGCGGCCCGGTGGACAGGCACAGTTCAGCGCCGCGCTCGCGCTACAAGAAGCCGACGAGACATTCGATCGGCTTCATGGCTGGATCGCGAACCATCTTGACCGAGATCTGTCGCTGGGCGTGCTGGCCGACAAGGCGGGCATGAGCCTTCGCTCTTTTTCGCGGCGCTATCGAAAGTGTACCGGCCGCACGCCGGCGGACAGCGTCGAGACCATCCGCGTCGAAAGCGCTCGCCGGCTTCTCGAGGACGGCGCAAGCGTGGCGCGAACCGCCACGCGATGCGGCTTCGGCTCGACCGAGACCATGCGACGGGCTTTTCTCCTCCGCCTGGGCATTGGCCCCAACGCATACCGGGACCGGTTTCATGGATAA
- a CDS encoding DJ-1/PfpI family protein has protein sequence MKFRFGILCFPAVQQLDLTGPYEVFASADGAEVHLVWKDLEPVRSSTGLWLRPDTRFADAPDFDVLCVPGGAGINALLSDEETLAFVRDKAAKARFVTSVCTGSLVLGQAGLLEGRRATTHWNAHAFLERFGAVPAKERVVRDGSLITAGGVTSGIDFGLTVVAELLGREEAEIIQLSLEYAPAPPFSSGLPETAPSSVLAAARARMAGSRAEREALLVGRSV, from the coding sequence ATGAAGTTTCGTTTCGGTATTCTCTGCTTCCCCGCAGTCCAGCAATTGGACCTCACCGGTCCCTACGAGGTCTTCGCTTCCGCTGATGGCGCCGAGGTCCATCTCGTATGGAAGGACCTTGAACCCGTGCGATCCTCGACCGGCCTCTGGCTGAGGCCCGACACGCGTTTTGCCGACGCGCCGGACTTCGACGTTCTTTGCGTGCCAGGCGGCGCCGGCATCAATGCGCTGCTTTCCGATGAGGAGACGCTCGCCTTTGTGCGGGACAAGGCGGCGAAGGCTCGCTTCGTGACGTCAGTTTGCACGGGATCGCTCGTTCTTGGCCAGGCCGGTCTCCTTGAGGGCCGGAGGGCCACCACGCACTGGAACGCGCACGCCTTTTTGGAGCGCTTCGGCGCGGTACCGGCAAAGGAGCGGGTCGTTCGAGACGGATCCCTCATCACCGCGGGTGGCGTGACGTCTGGTATCGACTTCGGACTTACTGTTGTCGCGGAGCTATTGGGACGGGAGGAGGCCGAGATAATCCAGCTCTCGCTAGAATATGCGCCGGCGCCTCCCTTCAGCTCGGGCCTGCCCGAAACTGCCCCCTCGTCCGTGCTTGCGGCAGCGCGAGCCCGCATGGCGGGATCGCGAGCGGAACGCGAGGCGCTTCTGGTCGGCAGGTCTGTATAG
- a CDS encoding IS5 family transposase has product MRGSDDQTAGLFSYVSCEARVPANHPLRPIRAIVDEALEVLSPDFEGMYSAIGRPSIPPEKLLRALLLQAFYTIRSERQLMEQMDYNLLFRWFVGLSMDAPIWDVTVFTKNRERLLAGDIAAKFLAALLSQPRVKALLSDDHFSVDGTLIEAWASMKSFKPRDGADGSDTDDSGSGAEGKQPPKAAGRNSERDFHGEKRSNATHASTTDPDARLYKKARGQAAKLCHMGHVIMENRNGLVVDATLTHASGTAEREAALDMVGRMDGRHRITLAADKAYDTADFVEALRDAKVTPHVAQNTTNRRSAIDGRTTHHPGYGVSQRIRKRIEEVFGWAKTSGGMRKTRHRGNDRVGWMFTLTATAYNLVRIPKLLATA; this is encoded by the coding sequence ATGCGCGGCAGTGATGACCAGACGGCGGGTCTGTTTTCTTATGTAAGCTGCGAAGCCCGCGTTCCGGCAAACCATCCGCTGCGGCCGATACGTGCCATCGTAGACGAGGCGCTGGAAGTTCTGTCCCCGGATTTCGAGGGGATGTATTCAGCGATCGGCCGGCCGTCGATCCCGCCGGAGAAGCTGCTGCGCGCTCTGTTGTTGCAGGCCTTCTACACGATCCGCTCTGAGCGTCAGCTCATGGAGCAGATGGACTACAATCTGCTGTTCCGCTGGTTCGTGGGCTTGTCGATGGACGCGCCGATCTGGGACGTCACCGTGTTCACCAAGAACCGTGAGCGGCTCTTGGCTGGCGACATCGCCGCCAAGTTTCTAGCCGCTTTGCTAAGCCAGCCGCGGGTTAAGGCATTGCTGTCAGACGACCACTTCTCGGTGGACGGCACCTTGATCGAAGCCTGGGCCAGCATGAAGAGCTTCAAACCCAGGGACGGCGCAGATGGTAGCGACACTGACGACAGCGGCTCTGGCGCTGAAGGGAAACAGCCGCCAAAGGCCGCAGGCCGCAACTCTGAGCGTGATTTCCACGGTGAGAAGCGCAGCAACGCAACCCATGCGTCGACCACTGACCCGGATGCCAGGCTTTACAAGAAGGCCCGTGGCCAGGCGGCCAAGCTTTGCCACATGGGTCACGTCATAATGGAAAACCGCAACGGCCTGGTTGTCGACGCCACGCTGACCCATGCGAGTGGAACCGCAGAGCGCGAGGCAGCTCTGGATATGGTGGGTCGCATGGATGGTCGTCACCGCATCACATTGGCTGCAGACAAAGCCTACGATACTGCCGACTTCGTCGAAGCCTTGCGGGACGCAAAGGTGACGCCACACGTCGCCCAGAACACGACGAACCGACGCTCGGCAATTGATGGTCGGACCACCCATCATCCCGGCTACGGTGTCAGTCAGCGCATTCGCAAGCGCATCGAAGAAGTGTTTGGCTGGGCCAAGACCAGCGGCGGAATGCGCAAGACCCGGCATCGCGGAAATGATCGCGTCGGCTGGATGTTCACCCTGACAGCCACCGCCTATAATCTGGTGAGAATTCCAAAGCTGCTGGCGACGGCATAA
- a CDS encoding AAA family ATPase encodes MPLVILTGASGAGKTTIAEAIENRHGQEFDVFYKDRIGVPSVQEMVDKFGSVEGWQRAATFEWMARLSLLLAQGRSVLFEGQSRFSFLTEAVEHAGITSYTAILVDCNDETRARRLAVDRGQPDLANEDMMNWASFLRNEAAGCEILDTSALTLEQAIGRVLWHLWGEDV; translated from the coding sequence ATGCCACTCGTCATTCTCACCGGAGCATCAGGGGCCGGCAAGACCACAATTGCGGAAGCGATCGAAAACCGACACGGCCAGGAGTTCGACGTTTTCTACAAGGACCGTATCGGTGTTCCGTCTGTGCAAGAGATGGTCGATAAATTCGGCTCTGTCGAAGGGTGGCAGAGAGCTGCCACTTTCGAGTGGATGGCTCGATTATCTCTGCTCCTGGCGCAAGGCCGGAGCGTTCTTTTTGAAGGCCAGTCACGATTTTCGTTTCTGACTGAGGCCGTCGAACATGCGGGTATTACATCCTACACCGCGATCCTCGTCGATTGTAACGACGAAACGAGGGCCAGACGGCTAGCGGTCGATCGAGGCCAGCCTGATCTTGCCAACGAGGACATGATGAACTGGGCCAGTTTCCTTAGAAATGAGGCAGCCGGGTGCGAAATTCTCGACACCTCGGCACTGACGTTAGAACAAGCGATCGGTCGCGTCCTTTGGCATTTGTGGGGCGAAGATGTTTAA
- a CDS encoding adenylate kinase, with product MSRIAILGNAGGGKSTLARKLGEKRGLRHVEIDRILWQEGWVLTPPDIHALKHEQVISEDAWVIDGLGSLDSIPARVARATEIILIDMPLWMHFWLAAERQMAWMSGKLEHAPGGISAMPPTRELFRTIWDVDQGWMPALRELCAEAKVQGKPLVQLRSVDELNAFADAI from the coding sequence ATGTCGCGGATCGCCATTCTCGGTAATGCAGGTGGGGGAAAATCCACTCTCGCTCGCAAACTTGGCGAGAAGCGAGGTCTTCGACATGTCGAAATTGACCGCATTCTTTGGCAAGAAGGTTGGGTTCTAACTCCGCCTGACATCCATGCACTCAAGCATGAGCAGGTCATTTCCGAAGATGCCTGGGTGATCGACGGGCTTGGGAGCCTGGATTCGATCCCGGCGCGCGTTGCACGAGCGACGGAAATCATTCTCATCGACATGCCCTTATGGATGCATTTCTGGCTCGCCGCAGAACGGCAGATGGCCTGGATGTCTGGGAAACTCGAGCATGCCCCAGGCGGTATTTCTGCTATGCCCCCCACGCGAGAGCTTTTTCGTACGATCTGGGATGTCGACCAGGGATGGATGCCGGCACTTCGAGAGCTTTGTGCAGAGGCGAAAGTCCAGGGCAAGCCACTGGTGCAACTTCGGAGCGTCGACGAGCTAAATGCATTCGCAGATGCTATCTGA
- a CDS encoding SagB/ThcOx family dehydrogenase codes for METLSEKERTVFRYRRARALSYFVKNGEVVVFNFLTNRSFACNLRCLEVLLNSEEWRPLNELFSITHDFHTSSLVEEIVQLFSLTALVVEGDFISEKDSEYDETWEWGSVTAQLHFSSQDNLTVSDQMAAEIQILRSKSQPSPPLMDLQPREASISLPRFQIDSELKAVMRTRRSIRAFLDTPLQLPLVADALYAGLGVTDIVSTEVGDHPLRMTPSPGARNAYEGYIFARKVSGLLEDRFYHYNAFHHALELIELHDPMPTMEAMFAENQPWVAKASFIIFLVAHFERVMWKYINGSAYAHTFVEAGHIAQNMMLILSKQGVVVNPAGAIGHSLIERAIGETDLTHSVVYALAVGYPDTSDDYVAWLAPEFSIRDGLLSKIHAQNFHG; via the coding sequence ATGGAGACTCTTTCCGAAAAAGAACGAACAGTGTTTCGATATCGGAGGGCCAGAGCTCTTTCTTACTTTGTGAAAAACGGTGAAGTTGTTGTCTTCAATTTTCTGACCAATCGGTCCTTTGCCTGTAATTTACGCTGCCTCGAAGTGCTCCTGAATTCAGAAGAGTGGCGACCACTCAATGAGCTATTTTCAATAACACACGACTTTCACACATCATCCCTTGTTGAGGAAATTGTTCAATTATTTTCGCTTACGGCCTTAGTTGTCGAAGGTGATTTCATATCTGAAAAGGATTCCGAGTATGACGAGACCTGGGAATGGGGATCGGTAACAGCTCAACTCCATTTTTCGTCGCAGGACAATTTGACCGTCAGTGACCAGATGGCGGCCGAAATCCAAATTCTTCGCTCGAAATCTCAACCTTCGCCTCCATTGATGGATTTGCAGCCTCGTGAAGCCAGCATTTCTCTGCCAAGGTTTCAAATCGATAGCGAACTTAAAGCTGTCATGCGTACCAGACGTTCGATACGCGCATTTCTCGATACGCCGTTGCAATTGCCGCTCGTCGCTGATGCCTTGTATGCCGGGCTCGGGGTGACCGACATCGTTTCCACCGAAGTCGGCGACCATCCACTTCGTATGACACCCTCACCAGGGGCCCGCAATGCTTACGAAGGCTACATCTTCGCCCGTAAGGTCTCAGGTCTGCTTGAAGATCGCTTCTACCATTATAATGCTTTTCACCACGCGTTGGAGCTGATCGAGCTTCATGACCCCATGCCAACGATGGAGGCAATGTTTGCCGAAAATCAGCCATGGGTCGCAAAAGCGAGTTTTATCATTTTTCTTGTCGCGCATTTCGAGCGCGTGATGTGGAAGTATATAAATGGGAGCGCATATGCCCATACATTCGTTGAGGCCGGCCACATCGCCCAAAACATGATGCTTATTCTTAGTAAGCAGGGCGTGGTCGTCAATCCGGCCGGCGCAATCGGTCATTCGCTGATAGAGAGAGCGATCGGCGAAACTGATCTGACGCACAGCGTCGTCTATGCTTTAGCGGTCGGTTATCCAGATACGTCTGACGATTATGTCGCATGGTTGGCGCCCGAATTTTCAATTCGCGACGGGCTGCTTTCCAAGATCCACGCTCAAAACTTTCACGGTTAA
- a CDS encoding MFS transporter: MREWQLRWSALVPQLPAQLWLLAVAAFVNFLGFMVTPFLVLYLTQVAAFPVEVAGVLLTCFGIGGILGAWTGGRLSDRIGAPNVLVLSFLVSAGAMSIIPLLSNVVLIGGTLVVLAFATGAFRPAYDACVVNLCPEEERSRAYGVYVVAINVGAGIAAAIGGYLYGIEPSLIFYADALSSLLAAGLVFFSLDRHLKPSHVTVSDRAPDRPTLAAHRSVAFLIVCLASCVLDVVSKQTSATFPLYVSSAYGMRPEAFGNLLTVGYIAFAAAVMPVSGWVKKQNQTRMAVIGMCIVAAAFALLPLGSGIAMLVCLYLLITMGQLLFYPAIMSIVMGEAARNGGRSGEYMGFYRTAQSVAGVAAPSIGTLIYAQISPAALWFFCATLTLLSSAALWRRRVS, from the coding sequence ATGAGAGAATGGCAACTACGCTGGAGCGCGCTGGTGCCGCAGCTTCCGGCCCAACTCTGGTTGCTAGCAGTTGCAGCCTTTGTCAATTTCTTGGGCTTCATGGTCACGCCATTTCTGGTGCTATATCTGACGCAGGTTGCTGCCTTCCCGGTCGAAGTTGCCGGGGTCTTGCTGACGTGTTTTGGTATCGGCGGTATTTTGGGTGCTTGGACCGGCGGCAGGTTGAGTGATCGCATTGGCGCGCCCAACGTTTTGGTGCTTAGCTTCCTAGTGAGTGCCGGAGCCATGTCGATCATTCCGCTACTCTCGAATGTGGTGCTTATCGGCGGAACGCTTGTTGTTCTGGCATTCGCCACTGGAGCTTTCCGACCCGCTTATGACGCATGCGTCGTTAATCTGTGCCCGGAGGAAGAACGATCCCGCGCTTACGGGGTTTACGTTGTCGCGATCAACGTGGGAGCGGGGATCGCCGCCGCTATAGGGGGGTATCTCTATGGAATTGAACCAAGCCTGATCTTTTACGCGGATGCGCTGAGTTCCTTGCTCGCCGCAGGGCTAGTGTTTTTTTCGCTAGACCGGCATCTCAAACCATCTCACGTGACCGTCTCTGATAGAGCTCCCGATAGACCGACGTTGGCTGCTCATAGGAGCGTAGCTTTCTTGATCGTATGCTTAGCATCCTGCGTTCTCGATGTTGTCTCGAAGCAGACATCAGCCACATTTCCGCTGTACGTCAGCTCAGCGTATGGAATGAGGCCAGAGGCTTTTGGAAACCTGTTAACAGTTGGGTACATCGCCTTTGCGGCGGCAGTAATGCCGGTCTCCGGCTGGGTGAAAAAGCAAAATCAAACGCGAATGGCCGTTATTGGCATGTGTATCGTTGCAGCAGCTTTCGCCCTGCTCCCGCTTGGATCTGGCATCGCTATGCTCGTATGCCTGTATCTTCTGATCACGATGGGGCAGTTACTGTTCTACCCCGCCATCATGTCGATCGTCATGGGAGAGGCCGCTAGAAATGGTGGAAGAAGCGGCGAGTACATGGGGTTTTATCGAACGGCCCAATCAGTTGCCGGCGTCGCTGCGCCATCGATTGGCACGTTGATCTACGCACAGATATCACCGGCAGCCCTCTGGTTTTTTTGTGCGACATTAACGCTCCTTTCGTCCGCCGCTTTGTGGCGCCGACGTGTAAGTTAG